From a single Populus trichocarpa isolate Nisqually-1 chromosome 17, P.trichocarpa_v4.1, whole genome shotgun sequence genomic region:
- the LOC7461285 gene encoding 60S ribosomal protein L13a-4, with protein sequence MVSGSGICVKRVVVDARHHMLGRLASIIAKELLNGQRVVVVRCEEICISGGLVRQKMKYLRFLRKRMNTKPSHGPIHFRAPSKILWRTIRGMIPHKTKRGEAALARLKVFEGVPPPYDKTKRMVIPDALKVLRLQPGHKYCLLGQLSSEVGWNHYDTIKELETKRKERAQLVYERKKQLAKLRLKAEKTAEEKLGPQQEIIAPLKY encoded by the exons ATGGTGTCCGGGTCAGGGATCTGTGTAAAAAGAGTTGTTGTTGATGCAAGGCATCATATGCTAGGCAGGCTTGCATCAATAATAGCTAAAGAACTACTAAATGGACAAAGAGTTGTTGTTGTTAGGTGTGAAGAGATTTGCATCTCTGGTGGGTTAGTGAGGCAGAAAATGAAGTACTTGAGGTTCTTGAGGAAACGCATGAACACTAAACCTTCTCATGGTCCTATTCACTTCAGGGCTCCTTCGAAGATTCTCTGGCGTACCATTAGAGG GATGATTCCTCACAAGACCAAGCGTGGAGAGGCTGCTCTTGCACGTTTGAAGGTTTTTGAGGGTGTTCCTCCTCCATATGACAAGACAAAGAGGATGGTTATCCCTGATGCTCTCAA GGTTTTGAGGCTTCAGCCTGGACACAAGTATTGCTTGTTAGGTCAGCTTTCATCTGAGGTTGGATGGAACCACTATGATACCATCAAG GAGCTGGAGacgaagagaaaggaaagagctCAATTGGTCTATGAGAGAAAGAAGCAGTTGGCTAAACTGAGGCTCAAGGCTGAGAAGACCGCAGAGGAGAAGCTAGGTCCCCAGCAAGAAATTATTGCTCCGCTCaaatattga
- the LOC7461286 gene encoding probable pectinesterase 29 isoform X1, with amino-acid sequence MLQLTISFPLHFFFLCLVIFLTQVFSSLFSIKMLLPWCSCLYFALLLCSFQLGFANENFLKYGKGSNPHRKTLPYRTLLIDKSGHGNFSSIQSAIDSMPSDNKNWVCIHVRAGTYREKVKIPYNKPYIILRGEGKRRTKIVWDDHFSTAQSPTFVSLADNIVVRSITFVNSYNFPHDNNPRLPAVAAMITGDKTAFYQCGFAGVQDTLWDEAGRHYFKRCTIQGAVDFIFGSGQSIYEGCSIQVLEGGFITAQGRTNPSDANGFVFKGCNVFGKSSVYLGRPWRGYSRVLFYKSNFSNIVDPEGWNAWNFVGHENHITFAEYGNFGPGAEISKRVSWANKLSPQSLEELTSMSFINAENWIEKQPI; translated from the exons ATGTTACAACTTACAATTTCATTTCcactacactttttttttctttgtttagtcATTTTCTTAACTCAAGTTTTCTCATCCCTTTTCTCCATCAAGATGTTGCTTCCATGGTGTTCATGTTTATATTTTGCTCTCTTGCTGTGCAGTTTTCAATTAGGATTTGCCAATGAAAACTTCCTAAAATATGGTAAGGGGTCTAATCCTCACAGAAAGACACTGCCTTACAGAACACTCCTTATTGATAAGTCAGGCCATGGGAATTTTTCTAGTATACAATCTGCCATTGATTCGATGCCATCAGACAATAAGAACTGGGTTTGTATCCACGTAAGGGCTGGAACATATAG GGAGAAGGTTAAGATCCCTTACAACAAACCATATATCATTCTCAGAGGAGAGGGGAAAAGAAGGACAAAGATTGTTTGGGATGATCATTTTTCAACAGCACAGAGCCCCACTTTTGTTTCTTTAGCAGATAATATTGTAGTCAGAAGCATTACCTTTGTA AACTCCTATAATTTTCCACATGATAACAACCCAAGATTGCCAGCAGTAGCTGCTATGATAACCGGGGACAAGACTGCATTTTACCAATGTGGGTTTGCAGGGGTGCAAGACACACTGTGGGATGAGGCTGGCAGGCATTACTTCAAGCGTTGCACCATTCAGGGTGCTGTTGATTTTATCTTTGGAAGTGGCCAATCTATTTATGAG GGTTGCTCCATTCAAGTACTTGAAGGAGGGTTCATCACAGCACAAGGAAGAACGAATCCCAGTGATGCAAATGGGTTTGTGTTCAAGGGGTGCAATGTGTTTGGCAAATCTTCAGTTTACTTGGGAAGGCCATGGAGAGGTTATTCTAGGGTCTTATTTTacaagtcaaatttttcaaatattgtagATCCCGAAGGATGGAATGCTTGGAACTTTGTTGGCCATGA GAACCATATAACATTTGCTGAGTATGGCAACTTTGGGCCAGGAGCTGAGATTTCAAAGAGGGTTAGCTGGGCAAATAAGCTGAGCCCTCAATCCTTGGAAGAATTAACCAGCATGTCTTTCATTAATGCTGAAAACTGGATCGAAAAACAACCTATTTAG
- the LOC7461286 gene encoding probable pectinesterase 29 isoform X2 — MPSDNKNWVCIHVRAGTYREKVKIPYNKPYIILRGEGKRRTKIVWDDHFSTAQSPTFVSLADNIVVRSITFVNSYNFPHDNNPRLPAVAAMITGDKTAFYQCGFAGVQDTLWDEAGRHYFKRCTIQGAVDFIFGSGQSIYEGCSIQVLEGGFITAQGRTNPSDANGFVFKGCNVFGKSSVYLGRPWRGYSRVLFYKSNFSNIVDPEGWNAWNFVGHENHITFAEYGNFGPGAEISKRVSWANKLSPQSLEELTSMSFINAENWIEKQPI; from the exons ATGCCATCAGACAATAAGAACTGGGTTTGTATCCACGTAAGGGCTGGAACATATAG GGAGAAGGTTAAGATCCCTTACAACAAACCATATATCATTCTCAGAGGAGAGGGGAAAAGAAGGACAAAGATTGTTTGGGATGATCATTTTTCAACAGCACAGAGCCCCACTTTTGTTTCTTTAGCAGATAATATTGTAGTCAGAAGCATTACCTTTGTA AACTCCTATAATTTTCCACATGATAACAACCCAAGATTGCCAGCAGTAGCTGCTATGATAACCGGGGACAAGACTGCATTTTACCAATGTGGGTTTGCAGGGGTGCAAGACACACTGTGGGATGAGGCTGGCAGGCATTACTTCAAGCGTTGCACCATTCAGGGTGCTGTTGATTTTATCTTTGGAAGTGGCCAATCTATTTATGAG GGTTGCTCCATTCAAGTACTTGAAGGAGGGTTCATCACAGCACAAGGAAGAACGAATCCCAGTGATGCAAATGGGTTTGTGTTCAAGGGGTGCAATGTGTTTGGCAAATCTTCAGTTTACTTGGGAAGGCCATGGAGAGGTTATTCTAGGGTCTTATTTTacaagtcaaatttttcaaatattgtagATCCCGAAGGATGGAATGCTTGGAACTTTGTTGGCCATGA GAACCATATAACATTTGCTGAGTATGGCAACTTTGGGCCAGGAGCTGAGATTTCAAAGAGGGTTAGCTGGGCAAATAAGCTGAGCCCTCAATCCTTGGAAGAATTAACCAGCATGTCTTTCATTAATGCTGAAAACTGGATCGAAAAACAACCTATTTAG